In Mobula hypostoma chromosome 13, sMobHyp1.1, whole genome shotgun sequence, the following are encoded in one genomic region:
- the LOC134355864 gene encoding endonuclease domain-containing 1 protein-like, with amino-acid sequence MLPLALLTVLSSWSLAVHGDVVSRFHDLPSCLEFFYRASPPLGFVAVSQVHICQRLSGTVYYATLFDPAGRLPIYSAFIYKYRKSDVARGKGVHRVWKYEPQLAEPQADGNMTEIGPAALSDNAVRRSQAVGGKFPARPPKGDGPPHVRVMLNPANLQGSWASRSAAYTVTNAVAVPRPFYHKQWKPGLKDVLSRIRQECRQSAAYLVSGAVRGRRSRETWVPPVGKGRAASPHLLWLTYCCSNGVSGALLAQTPNAGQPAASHRSLSLGELEEELASRLGRRRIRIYQGGCSPL; translated from the exons ATGCTGCCCCTGGCACTGCTGACTGTCCTGTCAAGCTGGAGTCTTGCTGTGCATGGTGATGTGGTGTCTCGTTTCCATGACCTGCCTTCCTGCCTGGAGTTCTTCTACCGTGCCTCACCCCCCTTGGGCTTTGTGGCGGTGTCCCAGGTGCACATCTGCCAGCGGCTGTCAGGAACTGTGTACTACGCTACGCTGTTTGACCCCGCTGGACGCCTGCCCATCTATTCTGCCTTCATCTACAAGTATCGGAAATCCGACGTCGCCCGAGGGAAAGGTGTTCATCGCGTCTGGAAGTACGAGCCCCAG ctGGCCGAGCCCCAGGCCGACGGGAACATGACGGAGATTGGGCCAGCGGCCCTGTCGGATAACGCCGTGCGTCGGAGCCAGGCGGTGGGGGGCAAGTTCCCGGCTCGCCCTCCGAAGGGCGACGGTCCGCCCCACGTCCGGGTGATGCTGAACCCCGCCAACCTGCAGGGCAGCTGGGCGAGCCGGAGCGCCGCCTACACCGTCACCAACGCCGTGGCCGTGCCGCGCCCCTTCTACCACAAGCAATGGAAGCCGGGCCTCAAGGACGTGCTGAGCCGCATCCGGCAGGAGTGTCGCCAGTCCGCCGCTTACTTGGTGTCAGGCGCCGTGCGGGGACGCCGGAGCCGGGAGACCTGGGTGCCGCCCGTTGGCAAGGGCAGGGCGGCCAGCCCCCATCTGCTCTGGCTGACCTACTGCTGCAGCAACGGGGTGAGCGGCGCCCTCCTGGCGCAAACCCCCAACGCTGGCCAGCCCGCTGCCTCCCACCGGTCGCTCTCCCTGGGCGAGCTGGAGGAGGAACTGGCCTCCCGCCTGGGGCGCAGGCGGATCCGCATCTACCAGGGTGGCTGCAGCCCCCTCTAG